In the Magnolia sinica isolate HGM2019 chromosome 15, MsV1, whole genome shotgun sequence genome, one interval contains:
- the LOC131227783 gene encoding pentatricopeptide repeat-containing protein At3g12770-like — MSPLLSLFRRLEKPPFPPFLHNYHSRPFNHLLNSCSSLPDLKKIHAQILINGLSQDLLLSTKLIAIARSSSPTMDYARLLFDKTPQPDVFAWNTLIRGYADLGPCEQALILYKRMHFAGLSPDYFTFPSVVRSCAVLSALREGQEVHCNVIKNGFDSDVFVQSSLVSMYAQNGETSNSESVFDHMVERNVVSWTAMIAGYVQNGFFKQALGVFRRMVIAGTQPNAVTLVSVLPACAGLEILNLGQLIHGYGVKLGIDSDTPLVNSLIALYGKCGNVESARSLFDRKAPKNLVSWNAMIAAYEQSGAAADAIKLFRRMQTERVKFDYITMVSVISACASLGALNTGRWAHELVKSSELETNISILNALLDMYAKCGSIESARDVFEKLPWRSVVSWSAMISAYAAHGHGEDALQLFSRMLEEGIKPNSLTFTSVLTACRHSGLVDEGMKHFNSMRRDHSIVPGVEQCACIVDLLGRAGRLTDAYKFVWSMPVEPDVGVWGALLSACKIHGNLELAELVAEHLFRLDPQTIAYYVLMSNIYAEAGRWDDVARLRKLMEERELKKIPGRSLVEINRRFHTFLSGLRLHPS, encoded by the coding sequence ATGTCGCCCCTTCTCTCGCTTTTCAGAAGACTCGAAAAACCCCCTTTCCCGCCATTTCTCCACAACTACCATTCCCGCCCTTTCAACCACCTTTTGAATTCCTGCTCTTCCTTGCCAGACCTCAAGAAAATCCACGCTCAAATCCTCATCAATGGCCTCTCCCAAGACCTCCTCCTCTCTACCAAGCTCATCGCTATCGCCCGTTCGTCGTCGCCGACCATGGACTACGCCCGCCTCCTGTTCGACAAAACTCCCCAACCAGACGTCTTCGCATGGAATACCTTGATCCGCGGCTACGCTGATCTGGGTCCCTGCGAACAAGCCCTAATCCTCTACAAACGTATGCATTTCGCCGGACTGTCGCCTGACTACTTCACATTCCCGTCCGTTGTCCGCTCCTGCGCAGTCCTGTCGGCTCTGCGAGAAGGGCAGGAGGTGCACTGCAATGTCATAAAGAACGGGTTCGATTCGGACGTGTTCGTGCAGAGTTCGCTCGTTTCAATGTATGCCCAGAACGGGGAAACTTCGAATTCGGAGTCGGTGTTTGACCATATGGTGGAAAGAAATGTGGTTTCTTGGACGGCTATGATAGCTGGTTACGTGCAAAACGGGTTTTTCAAACAGGCGCTGGGTGTTTTTAGAAGGATGGTGATTGCAGGCACGCAGCCGAATGCTGTTACGCTTGTGAGTGTCCTTCCTGCCTGCGCTGGATTGGAGATTTTGAATCTAGGCCAGTTGATTCACGGGTACGGGGTTAAATTGGGCATTGATTCGGATACTCCATTGGTGAATTCTCTGATTGCTTTGTATggtaagtgtgggaatgttgagAGTGCTCGATCTCTGTTTGATAGAAAGGCACCCAAGAACTTGGTTTCATGGAATGCCATGATTGCCGCTTACGAACAGAGCGGTGCGGCTGCTGACGCTATAAAGCTCTTCCGGAGAATGCAAACCGAACGGGTGAAATTCGATTACATTACGATGGTTAGTGTGATATCAGCTTGTGCTAGTTTGGGAGCTCTCAACACGGGGAGATGGGCACATGAGCTCGTCAAAAGCAGTGAGCTCGAAACCAACATTTCGATCCTGAACGCACTTCTAGATATGTATGCCAAATGCGGGAGCATAGAATCGGCGAGGGATGTCTTTGAGAAGTTGCCCTGGAGAAGTGTGGTGTCATGGAGTGCGATGATCAGCGCCTATGCGGCCCATGGCCATGGGGAGGATGCGCTACAGCTTTTCTCGAGGATGCTAGAGGAGGGGATCAAACCAAACAGTTTGACTTTCACTTCTGTCCTGACGGCTTGTCGGCATTCAGGCCTTGTAGATGAGGGGATGAAGCATTTCAACAGCATGAGAAGAGACCACTCGATTGTGCCCGGTGTAGAGCAATGTGCATGCATAGTCGATCTCCTGGGCCGTGCAGGGCGGTTAACGGATGCGTATAAATTCGTCTGGAGTATGCCAGTCGAACCCGACGTGGGTGTGTGGGGAGCATTGCTCAGTGCTTGTAAAATCCATGGGAATCTTGAGCTCGCCGAGCTCGTGGCAGAGCATTTGTTTCGGTTGGATCCGCAGACCATTGCATATTATGTTCTTATGTCAAACATATATGCAGAAGCTGGTCGATGGGATGATGTGGCAAGGTTGAGGAAGCTGATGGAGGAACGGGAGTTGAAGAAGATACCGGGCCGTAGCTTGGTGGAGATAAATCGACGGTTCCACACATTCCTTTCAGGCCTCAGATTGCATCCTTCATGA